The Thioalkalivibrio sulfidiphilus HL-EbGr7 genome includes a window with the following:
- a CDS encoding type II toxin-antitoxin system HicB family antitoxin: protein MNYTIVIEETTLGYSAYCPDVDGCVATGSTPEGVAEAMETLIDGHLQWLRERGHDCSARRRAANRPRCS from the coding sequence ATGAACTACACCATCGTGATCGAGGAAACCACCCTGGGCTATTCGGCCTACTGTCCCGACGTGGACGGCTGCGTTGCCACCGGCTCCACCCCCGAAGGCGTGGCCGAGGCCATGGAGACGCTGATCGACGGCCATCTGCAGTGGCTCAGGGAGCGCGGCCATGATTGCAGCGCTCGGCGCCGGGCTGCAAACCGGCCCAGATGCTCGTAA